One Chanodichthys erythropterus isolate Z2021 chromosome 10, ASM2448905v1, whole genome shotgun sequence DNA segment encodes these proteins:
- the cherp gene encoding calcium homeostasis endoplasmic reticulum protein isoform X1 yields the protein MDISTPPEDQELRNVIDKLAQFVARNGPEFEKMTMEKQKDNPKFSFLFGGEYFGYYKYKLAIEQQQHSGSHDDEYKMEVLCKPPGKEVADVPTAMTMLAPPPIPPTTPSVEELIQQSQWNLQQQEQHLLSLRQEQVTAAISLAMEQQTQKLLVETQLDMNELDNLLQPIIDTCTKDAISAGKNWMFGNAKTPQHCELMASHLRNRITADGAHFELRLHLIYLTNDVLHHCQRKNQKDLLAALQKVVVPIYCTSFLAVEEDKQQKITRLLQLWEKNGYFDDITIQQLQSPALGLGQYQASLITEYAQVVQPIQVAFQQQIQALKTQHEEFVTNLKQQQTAAVAAAAAAVGQLTPVDAEVKSQAPMSSQPGELKAPLAGPPPADYEGAQNRPSDSNPSASPDIPSSKPGWFESQHNMPSWNPQQPPPFDPTQVPPPCPPWNSHEGMWNEQRDPNWSGPRDGGPGGPWSGQNEPPPSWSGQFDQPPWSNQPDQPPPWGQREPPFRMQRPPHFRGPFPPHQQPPPFNQPPPPPHNFGRFPPRFMQDEFPPRHHFERPPYPPHHFDYPQGDFPGEIGPPPHHHPNQRIPPPGMSDPPPWGGNQHPEFGPPPHGFNGQAPHMRRQNPAHVSQDDPSLVPNVPYFDLPAGLMAPLVKLEDHDYKPLDPKDIRLPPPMPPSDRLLAAVEAFYSPPSHDRPRNSEGWEQNGLYEFFRAKMRARRKKEQDKRNSTRGSPSRSRSRSRGRSTSRSSSRSSKSSRSRSRSRSRSRSRSYSRSRSGSRSRSRSRSRSRSRSRSRSRSRSPDKRRQPAKSRSPTPPSTSGLGSAPAAIPVDLRLGEENKGHQMLMKMGWSGSGGLGAKEQGIQDPIKGGDIRDKWDQYKGVGVPLDDPYVNYRRNKSYNFVARMKAREKVSRDPQEPSSTE from the exons ATGGATATTTCCACGCCGCCAGAAG ATCAAGAGCTGCGAAATGTCATTGACAAACTGGCCCAGTTTGTCGCCCGAAATGGACCCGAGTTTGAGAAGATGACCATGGAGAAGCAGAAGGACAACCCCAAGTTCTCGTTTCTGTTCGGAGGGGAATATTTCGGCTACTACAAATACAAACTGGCCATCGAACAGCAGCAGC ATTCTGGCAGTCATGATGATGAATATAAAATGGAAG TTCTCTGTAAGCCTCCGGGTAAAGAGGTCGCTGATGTTCCCACGGCGATGACGATGCTCGCACCTCCGCCGATCCCGCCCACGACGCCGTCGGTGGAGGAGCTCATCCAGCAGAGCCAGTGGAACCTACAGCAGCAGGAGCAACACCTGCTCAGCCTCAGACAG GAGCAGGTGACGGCCGCCATCTCTCTGGCGATGGAGCAGCAGACGCAGAAGCTGCTGGTGGAGACGCAGCTGGACATGAACGAGTTGGACAACCTCCTTCAGCCCATCATAGACACCTGCACCAAAGACGCCATCTCG GCTGGAAAGAACTGGATGTTTGGTAACGCCAAGACCCCGCAGCACTGCGAACTGATGGCTTCACATCTCCGAAACCGCATCACCGCAGATGGGGCGCACTTCGAGCTCCGCCTGCATCTCATCTATCTCACCAACGACGTCCTGCATCACTG TCAGAGGAAAAATCAGAAGGATCTTTTGGCGGCTCTACAGAAGGTCGTGGTCCCCATTTACTGCACCAGCTTCCTGGCTGTGGAGGAAGACAAGCAGCAGAAAATCACACGG CTACTGCAGCTCTGGGAGAAGAACGGATACTTTGACGACATCACTATTCAGCAGCTTCAGAGTCCTGCTCTGGGTCTCGGACAGTATCAG GCGTCTCTCATCACGGAGTATGCGCAGGTGGTGCAGCCCATCCAGGTGGCCTTCCAGCAGCAGATCCAGGCGCTGAAGACCCAGCATGAGGAGTTTGTGACCAATCTGAAGCAGCAGCAGACGgcagcagtagcagcagcagcGGCTGCTGTCGGTCAGCTGACGCCTGTCGACGCCGAAGTGAAGAGCCAAGCGCCCATGAGCTCTCAGCCTG GAGAACTGAAGGCTCCATTGGCCGGTCCTCCACCTGCTGATTACGAAGGCGCTCAGAACCGACCCTCAGACTCGAACCCCTCAGCGTCACCTGACATTCCTTCCTCTAAACCCGGCTGGTTCGAGTCGCAGCACAACATGCCGTCGTGGAACCCGCAACAGCCT CCGCCATTCGACCCCACTCAAGTCCCGCCCCCCTGCCCGCCTTGGAACAGCCACGAGGGCATGTGGAACGAGCAGCGGGATCCCAACTGGAGCGGCCCTCGGGACGGCGGCCCCGGAGGCCCCTGGAGCGGCCAGAACGAGCCCCCACCCTCCTGGAGCGGCCAGTTCGACCAGCCGCCGTGGAGCAACCAGCCGGACCAACCGCCGCCGTGGGGTCAAAGGGAGCCTCCGTTCCGCATGCAGCGTCCGCCGCACTTCCGCGGGCCGTTCCCTCCCCACCAGCAGCCACCGCCGTTCAACCAGCCGCCACCGCCGCCTCACAACTTTGGACGCTTCCCGCCCCGCTTCATGCAGGACGAGTTTCCTCCCCGGCATCACTTTGAAAGGCCGCCGTATCCACCCCACCATTTCGACTATCCGCAGGGAGACTTCCCAGGAG AGATCGGCCCGCCTCCCCATCACCACCCGAACCAGAGGATTCCCCCTCCAGGAATGTCTGATCCTCCTCCGTGGGGCGGAAACCAGCATCCTGAATTCGGACCACCTCCTCACGGCTTTAACGGCCAGGCACCGCACATGCGACGGCAGAACCCAGCTCACGTCAGTCAGGACGACCCCAGCCTGGTCCCCAACGTGCCCTACTTCGACCTGCCGGCGGGACTCATGGCGCCGCTTGTTAAG CTTGAAGATCACGACTATAAGCCTCTGGACCCCAAAGACATCCGTCTGCCTCCGCCGATGCCCCCTAGTGACCGTCTGCTGGCCGCGGTGGAAGCGTTTTACAGTCCGCCGTCTCACGACAGGCCCAGAAACAG TGAGGGTTGGGAACAGAACGGCCTTTATGAGTTCTTCCGGGCCAAAATGAGAGCGAGGCGGAAAAAGGAACAAGACAAACGCAACAG CACCCGAGGAAGTCCCTCCCGCAGTCGGTCGCGCAGCCGAGGACGATCCACCTCACGCTCCAGCTCCAGGTCTTCCAAATCCTCTCGCTCCAGATCCCGATCCAGATCCCGCTCCCGTTCTCGCTCCTACTCCAGATCTCGCTCCGG GAGCAGGAGTCGTTCCAGATCCAGGTCCAGAAGCCGCTCCCGCTCCAGATCTCGCTCCAGGTCACGATCTCCAGACAAGCGTCGCCAGCCCGCAAAATCCCGCAGTCCGACACCACC CTCCACGTCTGGGTTGGGTTCAGCTCCTGCCGCGATACCCGTCGACCTCAGGCTGGGTGAAGAAAACAAGGGCCATCAGATGCTCATGAAGATGG GCTGGAGCGGATCAGGAGGTCTTGGTGCTAAAGAACAGGGCATTCAAGATCCCATCAAAGGAGGAGACATCCGGGACAAGTGGGACCAGTATAAAGGAGTGGGAGTCCCGCTGGATGACCCATACGTGAACTACAGGAGAAACAAAAGCTACAATTTTGTCGCAAGGATGAAAGCACGTGAAAAAG TAAGCAGAGACCCACAGGAGCCCTCCAGCACTGAGTGA
- the cherp gene encoding calcium homeostasis endoplasmic reticulum protein isoform X2: MDISTPPEDQELRNVIDKLAQFVARNGPEFEKMTMEKQKDNPKFSFLFGGEYFGYYKYKLAIEQQQHSGSHDDEYKMEVLCKPPGKEVADVPTAMTMLAPPPIPPTTPSVEELIQQSQWNLQQQEQHLLSLRQEQVTAAISLAMEQQTQKLLVETQLDMNELDNLLQPIIDTCTKDAISAGKNWMFGNAKTPQHCELMASHLRNRITADGAHFELRLHLIYLTNDVLHHCQRKNQKDLLAALQKVVVPIYCTSFLAVEEDKQQKITRLWEKNGYFDDITIQQLQSPALGLGQYQASLITEYAQVVQPIQVAFQQQIQALKTQHEEFVTNLKQQQTAAVAAAAAAVGQLTPVDAEVKSQAPMSSQPGELKAPLAGPPPADYEGAQNRPSDSNPSASPDIPSSKPGWFESQHNMPSWNPQQPPPFDPTQVPPPCPPWNSHEGMWNEQRDPNWSGPRDGGPGGPWSGQNEPPPSWSGQFDQPPWSNQPDQPPPWGQREPPFRMQRPPHFRGPFPPHQQPPPFNQPPPPPHNFGRFPPRFMQDEFPPRHHFERPPYPPHHFDYPQGDFPGEIGPPPHHHPNQRIPPPGMSDPPPWGGNQHPEFGPPPHGFNGQAPHMRRQNPAHVSQDDPSLVPNVPYFDLPAGLMAPLVKLEDHDYKPLDPKDIRLPPPMPPSDRLLAAVEAFYSPPSHDRPRNSEGWEQNGLYEFFRAKMRARRKKEQDKRNSTRGSPSRSRSRSRGRSTSRSSSRSSKSSRSRSRSRSRSRSRSYSRSRSGSRSRSRSRSRSRSRSRSRSRSRSPDKRRQPAKSRSPTPPSTSGLGSAPAAIPVDLRLGEENKGHQMLMKMGWSGSGGLGAKEQGIQDPIKGGDIRDKWDQYKGVGVPLDDPYVNYRRNKSYNFVARMKAREKVSRDPQEPSSTE; encoded by the exons ATGGATATTTCCACGCCGCCAGAAG ATCAAGAGCTGCGAAATGTCATTGACAAACTGGCCCAGTTTGTCGCCCGAAATGGACCCGAGTTTGAGAAGATGACCATGGAGAAGCAGAAGGACAACCCCAAGTTCTCGTTTCTGTTCGGAGGGGAATATTTCGGCTACTACAAATACAAACTGGCCATCGAACAGCAGCAGC ATTCTGGCAGTCATGATGATGAATATAAAATGGAAG TTCTCTGTAAGCCTCCGGGTAAAGAGGTCGCTGATGTTCCCACGGCGATGACGATGCTCGCACCTCCGCCGATCCCGCCCACGACGCCGTCGGTGGAGGAGCTCATCCAGCAGAGCCAGTGGAACCTACAGCAGCAGGAGCAACACCTGCTCAGCCTCAGACAG GAGCAGGTGACGGCCGCCATCTCTCTGGCGATGGAGCAGCAGACGCAGAAGCTGCTGGTGGAGACGCAGCTGGACATGAACGAGTTGGACAACCTCCTTCAGCCCATCATAGACACCTGCACCAAAGACGCCATCTCG GCTGGAAAGAACTGGATGTTTGGTAACGCCAAGACCCCGCAGCACTGCGAACTGATGGCTTCACATCTCCGAAACCGCATCACCGCAGATGGGGCGCACTTCGAGCTCCGCCTGCATCTCATCTATCTCACCAACGACGTCCTGCATCACTG TCAGAGGAAAAATCAGAAGGATCTTTTGGCGGCTCTACAGAAGGTCGTGGTCCCCATTTACTGCACCAGCTTCCTGGCTGTGGAGGAAGACAAGCAGCAGAAAATCACACGG CTCTGGGAGAAGAACGGATACTTTGACGACATCACTATTCAGCAGCTTCAGAGTCCTGCTCTGGGTCTCGGACAGTATCAG GCGTCTCTCATCACGGAGTATGCGCAGGTGGTGCAGCCCATCCAGGTGGCCTTCCAGCAGCAGATCCAGGCGCTGAAGACCCAGCATGAGGAGTTTGTGACCAATCTGAAGCAGCAGCAGACGgcagcagtagcagcagcagcGGCTGCTGTCGGTCAGCTGACGCCTGTCGACGCCGAAGTGAAGAGCCAAGCGCCCATGAGCTCTCAGCCTG GAGAACTGAAGGCTCCATTGGCCGGTCCTCCACCTGCTGATTACGAAGGCGCTCAGAACCGACCCTCAGACTCGAACCCCTCAGCGTCACCTGACATTCCTTCCTCTAAACCCGGCTGGTTCGAGTCGCAGCACAACATGCCGTCGTGGAACCCGCAACAGCCT CCGCCATTCGACCCCACTCAAGTCCCGCCCCCCTGCCCGCCTTGGAACAGCCACGAGGGCATGTGGAACGAGCAGCGGGATCCCAACTGGAGCGGCCCTCGGGACGGCGGCCCCGGAGGCCCCTGGAGCGGCCAGAACGAGCCCCCACCCTCCTGGAGCGGCCAGTTCGACCAGCCGCCGTGGAGCAACCAGCCGGACCAACCGCCGCCGTGGGGTCAAAGGGAGCCTCCGTTCCGCATGCAGCGTCCGCCGCACTTCCGCGGGCCGTTCCCTCCCCACCAGCAGCCACCGCCGTTCAACCAGCCGCCACCGCCGCCTCACAACTTTGGACGCTTCCCGCCCCGCTTCATGCAGGACGAGTTTCCTCCCCGGCATCACTTTGAAAGGCCGCCGTATCCACCCCACCATTTCGACTATCCGCAGGGAGACTTCCCAGGAG AGATCGGCCCGCCTCCCCATCACCACCCGAACCAGAGGATTCCCCCTCCAGGAATGTCTGATCCTCCTCCGTGGGGCGGAAACCAGCATCCTGAATTCGGACCACCTCCTCACGGCTTTAACGGCCAGGCACCGCACATGCGACGGCAGAACCCAGCTCACGTCAGTCAGGACGACCCCAGCCTGGTCCCCAACGTGCCCTACTTCGACCTGCCGGCGGGACTCATGGCGCCGCTTGTTAAG CTTGAAGATCACGACTATAAGCCTCTGGACCCCAAAGACATCCGTCTGCCTCCGCCGATGCCCCCTAGTGACCGTCTGCTGGCCGCGGTGGAAGCGTTTTACAGTCCGCCGTCTCACGACAGGCCCAGAAACAG TGAGGGTTGGGAACAGAACGGCCTTTATGAGTTCTTCCGGGCCAAAATGAGAGCGAGGCGGAAAAAGGAACAAGACAAACGCAACAG CACCCGAGGAAGTCCCTCCCGCAGTCGGTCGCGCAGCCGAGGACGATCCACCTCACGCTCCAGCTCCAGGTCTTCCAAATCCTCTCGCTCCAGATCCCGATCCAGATCCCGCTCCCGTTCTCGCTCCTACTCCAGATCTCGCTCCGG GAGCAGGAGTCGTTCCAGATCCAGGTCCAGAAGCCGCTCCCGCTCCAGATCTCGCTCCAGGTCACGATCTCCAGACAAGCGTCGCCAGCCCGCAAAATCCCGCAGTCCGACACCACC CTCCACGTCTGGGTTGGGTTCAGCTCCTGCCGCGATACCCGTCGACCTCAGGCTGGGTGAAGAAAACAAGGGCCATCAGATGCTCATGAAGATGG GCTGGAGCGGATCAGGAGGTCTTGGTGCTAAAGAACAGGGCATTCAAGATCCCATCAAAGGAGGAGACATCCGGGACAAGTGGGACCAGTATAAAGGAGTGGGAGTCCCGCTGGATGACCCATACGTGAACTACAGGAGAAACAAAAGCTACAATTTTGTCGCAAGGATGAAAGCACGTGAAAAAG TAAGCAGAGACCCACAGGAGCCCTCCAGCACTGAGTGA